A single window of Hippocampus zosterae strain Florida chromosome 15, ASM2543408v3, whole genome shotgun sequence DNA harbors:
- the LOC127616836 gene encoding 5'-AMP-activated protein kinase subunit gamma-1-like isoform X1, with protein MGSTLMEPSNKGGSKKLPKRRRSLRINMPDFSPFASPRVETSCSTKSPKTGERCLHPTSPSKGEPATNPPPSPQSAMVQYKSSSSSPKNIFLSSCYQTSPVKSPRRLSFSGIFRSSSGTNPASVKIFSRARRASGISTPPTTPTQVFSQPVFTQEARQGGLSPERLGERSRPRSVSTPLDTGQRLGPPSAKPPKPSSSPMPACSTSQQVSGLFEGMLEKLELDDDAAEPESDIYMRFMKSHKCYDIVPTSSKLVVFDTALQVKKAFFALVANGVRAAPLWDTEKQSFVGMLTITDFIIILHRYYKSPLVQIYELEEHKLETWREVYLQATFKPLVNISPDASLFDAVYTLIKNKIHRLPVIDPVTGNALYILTHKRILKFLQLFMCEMPKPAFMKQTLGELGIGTYQDIAFIHPNTPIIKALNIFVERRVSALPVVDESGKVVDIYSKFDVINLAAEKTYNNLDITVTQALKHRSQYFEGVMKCHKMETMETIVDRIVKAEVHRLVVVDECSSIEGIVSLSDILQALVLSPADSCKEENLTD; from the exons ATGGGGAGCACGTTGATGGAGCCCAGCAATAAGGGAGGCTCCAAGAAACTgccgaagaggaggagaagtctACGTATTAACATGCCC GATTTCTCGCCATTTGCTTCTCCTCGGGTGGAAACGAGTTGCTCAACTAAGAGCCCAAAGACG GGGGAGCGTTGCCTCCATCCAACCAGCCCCAGCAAAGGGGAGCCTGCCACCAACCCGCCGCCTAGTCCGCAGTCGGCCATGGTGCAATACAAGTCCAGCTCCAGTTCCCCGAAGAACATCTTCCTCTCTTCCTGTTATCAGACTTCCCCAGTCAAATCCCCTCGTCGCCTCAGCTTCAGCGGCATCTTCCGCTCCTCATCTGGCACCAACCCTGCAAGTGTCAAAATATTCTCCCGGGCCCGCAGAG cctCTGGAATCTCCACCCCACCTACCACCCCAACGCAGGTCTTCAGCCAGCCCGTGTTCACTCAGGAGGCCCGCCAGGGCGGCCTAAGCCCGGAACGCCTGGGGGAACGCTCCCGCCCGCGCTCAGTGTCCACGCCTCTGGACACGGGACAGCGCCTCGGCCCTCCCTCCGCCAAACCCCCAAAACCTTCTTCCAGCCCCATGCCAGCATGCTCTACCTCACAACAA GTGTCCGGTTTATTCGAAGGCATGCTGGAGAAACTTGAACTCGACGACGATG CTGCTGAGCCCGAGAGTGATATTTACATGCGCTTTATGAAATCACACAAGTGCTACGACATTGTGCCAACCAGCTCCAAGCTGGTCGTGTTCGACACAGCTCTCCAA GTTAAGAAAGCCTTCTTTGCTTTGGTTGCCAATGGCGTGCGAGCGGCTCCACTCTGGGACACGGAGAAGCAAAGCTTTGTAG GCATGCTGACAATCACAGACTTCATCATCATCCTTCACCGATACTACAAGTCACCACTG GTGCAAATATACGAGTTGGAAGAACATAAGCTTGAGACATGGCGAG AGGTTTACCTTCAAGCGACGTTCAAACCTCTTGTCAACATCTCGCCTGACGCAAG CCTTTTCGATGCCGTGTACACgctcatcaaaaacaaaattcaccGCCTGCCTGTCATCGACCCAGTCACCGGGAACGCACTTTATATTCTCACGCACAAGCGGATCCTCAAGTTCCTCCAGCTCTTT ATGTGTGAGATGCCGAAGCCAGCTTTCATGAAGCAGACCCTGGGAGAGTTGGGCATCGGCACGTACCAAGACATTGCCTTCATCCACCCCAACACCCCCATCATCAAAGCCCTCAACATCTTTGTAGAGAGGAGAGTGTCTGCTTTGCCCGTGGTCGATGAGTCAG GCAAAGTTGTGGACATCTACTCCAAATTTGATGTCATC AACCTGGCAGCCGAGAAGACTTACAACAACCTGGACATCACGGTGACCCAGGCCCTTAAGCATCGCTCTCAGTACTTTGAAGGAGTCATGAAGTGCCATAAAATGGAAACAATGGAGACCATTGTGGACAGAATTGTCAAGGCAGAA GTGCACcggttggtggtggtggacgaGTGTTCCAGCATCGAGGGCATCGTCTCCCTGTCGGACATCCTCCAGGCCCTGGTGCTCAGTCCAGCAG ACAGCTGCAAGGAGGAAAACCTGACCGACTGA
- the LOC127616836 gene encoding 5'-AMP-activated protein kinase subunit gamma-1-like isoform X2: MKRFGSLRRSKKRKEQDGLGGRQQSEASCLSASGISTPPTTPTQVFSQPVFTQEARQGGLSPERLGERSRPRSVSTPLDTGQRLGPPSAKPPKPSSSPMPACSTSQQVSGLFEGMLEKLELDDDAAEPESDIYMRFMKSHKCYDIVPTSSKLVVFDTALQVKKAFFALVANGVRAAPLWDTEKQSFVGMLTITDFIIILHRYYKSPLVQIYELEEHKLETWREVYLQATFKPLVNISPDASLFDAVYTLIKNKIHRLPVIDPVTGNALYILTHKRILKFLQLFMCEMPKPAFMKQTLGELGIGTYQDIAFIHPNTPIIKALNIFVERRVSALPVVDESGKVVDIYSKFDVINLAAEKTYNNLDITVTQALKHRSQYFEGVMKCHKMETMETIVDRIVKAEVHRLVVVDECSSIEGIVSLSDILQALVLSPADSCKEENLTD, encoded by the exons ATGAAGAGGTTTGGCAGCCTGAGGAGGAGCAAGAAACGCAAGGAGCAAGATGGGCTCGGAGGGAGGCAGCAGTCCGAAGCGTCCTGTCTGTCGG cctCTGGAATCTCCACCCCACCTACCACCCCAACGCAGGTCTTCAGCCAGCCCGTGTTCACTCAGGAGGCCCGCCAGGGCGGCCTAAGCCCGGAACGCCTGGGGGAACGCTCCCGCCCGCGCTCAGTGTCCACGCCTCTGGACACGGGACAGCGCCTCGGCCCTCCCTCCGCCAAACCCCCAAAACCTTCTTCCAGCCCCATGCCAGCATGCTCTACCTCACAACAA GTGTCCGGTTTATTCGAAGGCATGCTGGAGAAACTTGAACTCGACGACGATG CTGCTGAGCCCGAGAGTGATATTTACATGCGCTTTATGAAATCACACAAGTGCTACGACATTGTGCCAACCAGCTCCAAGCTGGTCGTGTTCGACACAGCTCTCCAA GTTAAGAAAGCCTTCTTTGCTTTGGTTGCCAATGGCGTGCGAGCGGCTCCACTCTGGGACACGGAGAAGCAAAGCTTTGTAG GCATGCTGACAATCACAGACTTCATCATCATCCTTCACCGATACTACAAGTCACCACTG GTGCAAATATACGAGTTGGAAGAACATAAGCTTGAGACATGGCGAG AGGTTTACCTTCAAGCGACGTTCAAACCTCTTGTCAACATCTCGCCTGACGCAAG CCTTTTCGATGCCGTGTACACgctcatcaaaaacaaaattcaccGCCTGCCTGTCATCGACCCAGTCACCGGGAACGCACTTTATATTCTCACGCACAAGCGGATCCTCAAGTTCCTCCAGCTCTTT ATGTGTGAGATGCCGAAGCCAGCTTTCATGAAGCAGACCCTGGGAGAGTTGGGCATCGGCACGTACCAAGACATTGCCTTCATCCACCCCAACACCCCCATCATCAAAGCCCTCAACATCTTTGTAGAGAGGAGAGTGTCTGCTTTGCCCGTGGTCGATGAGTCAG GCAAAGTTGTGGACATCTACTCCAAATTTGATGTCATC AACCTGGCAGCCGAGAAGACTTACAACAACCTGGACATCACGGTGACCCAGGCCCTTAAGCATCGCTCTCAGTACTTTGAAGGAGTCATGAAGTGCCATAAAATGGAAACAATGGAGACCATTGTGGACAGAATTGTCAAGGCAGAA GTGCACcggttggtggtggtggacgaGTGTTCCAGCATCGAGGGCATCGTCTCCCTGTCGGACATCCTCCAGGCCCTGGTGCTCAGTCCAGCAG ACAGCTGCAAGGAGGAAAACCTGACCGACTGA
- the LOC127616836 gene encoding 5'-AMP-activated protein kinase subunit gamma-2-like isoform X3 codes for MLEKLELDDDAAEPESDIYMRFMKSHKCYDIVPTSSKLVVFDTALQVKKAFFALVANGVRAAPLWDTEKQSFVGMLTITDFIIILHRYYKSPLVQIYELEEHKLETWREVYLQATFKPLVNISPDASLFDAVYTLIKNKIHRLPVIDPVTGNALYILTHKRILKFLQLFMCEMPKPAFMKQTLGELGIGTYQDIAFIHPNTPIIKALNIFVERRVSALPVVDESGKVVDIYSKFDVINLAAEKTYNNLDITVTQALKHRSQYFEGVMKCHKMETMETIVDRIVKAEVHRLVVVDECSSIEGIVSLSDILQALVLSPADSCKEENLTD; via the exons ATGCTGGAGAAACTTGAACTCGACGACGATG CTGCTGAGCCCGAGAGTGATATTTACATGCGCTTTATGAAATCACACAAGTGCTACGACATTGTGCCAACCAGCTCCAAGCTGGTCGTGTTCGACACAGCTCTCCAA GTTAAGAAAGCCTTCTTTGCTTTGGTTGCCAATGGCGTGCGAGCGGCTCCACTCTGGGACACGGAGAAGCAAAGCTTTGTAG GCATGCTGACAATCACAGACTTCATCATCATCCTTCACCGATACTACAAGTCACCACTG GTGCAAATATACGAGTTGGAAGAACATAAGCTTGAGACATGGCGAG AGGTTTACCTTCAAGCGACGTTCAAACCTCTTGTCAACATCTCGCCTGACGCAAG CCTTTTCGATGCCGTGTACACgctcatcaaaaacaaaattcaccGCCTGCCTGTCATCGACCCAGTCACCGGGAACGCACTTTATATTCTCACGCACAAGCGGATCCTCAAGTTCCTCCAGCTCTTT ATGTGTGAGATGCCGAAGCCAGCTTTCATGAAGCAGACCCTGGGAGAGTTGGGCATCGGCACGTACCAAGACATTGCCTTCATCCACCCCAACACCCCCATCATCAAAGCCCTCAACATCTTTGTAGAGAGGAGAGTGTCTGCTTTGCCCGTGGTCGATGAGTCAG GCAAAGTTGTGGACATCTACTCCAAATTTGATGTCATC AACCTGGCAGCCGAGAAGACTTACAACAACCTGGACATCACGGTGACCCAGGCCCTTAAGCATCGCTCTCAGTACTTTGAAGGAGTCATGAAGTGCCATAAAATGGAAACAATGGAGACCATTGTGGACAGAATTGTCAAGGCAGAA GTGCACcggttggtggtggtggacgaGTGTTCCAGCATCGAGGGCATCGTCTCCCTGTCGGACATCCTCCAGGCCCTGGTGCTCAGTCCAGCAG ACAGCTGCAAGGAGGAAAACCTGACCGACTGA